A region from the Fusarium musae strain F31 chromosome 1, whole genome shotgun sequence genome encodes:
- a CDS encoding hypothetical protein (EggNog:ENOG41~BUSCO:EOG09263QPR) yields the protein MIEADNDHVSPFAPLMVELARMRNRTLKTVVDDVDQVIDLLTNAREKIAQEQDANRTGMAMTTLQNPVKARFERINVDLKDITKAQKSFGKALDKALPHRELPMETDAMADHPRLINRAIAMHLLREGQFSVASTFLKEATDHPPGREAHTISQTDEDGDDDMESEDDLEDEMAGLHSEHLQNKFAEMYSILSQLKDHNLLPAINWAHANGVHLEARGSTLEFELIKLQYVWLFKGPSVNGLPDEPTTNGLGGAINYARQNFPRFQNRHLLEIQQLSSAVVFAPNLAKSPYSHIFETDSAFEDVAMSFTREFCSLLGLSAESPLYIAVTAGSIALPRLIKYTTYMREKKTEWTTENELAFATPLPEFMVYHPIFVCPVSKEQTTQDNPPMMLSCGHVLCRESLNNIAKAARYKCPYCPTEGHLKDAIQIRL from the exons ATGATTGAAGCTGATAACGATCATGTCTCGCCCTTTGCACCACTCATGGTTGAGCTGGCTCGTATGAGGAACAGAACACTCAAAACCGTGGTCGATGATGTAGATCAAGTCATTGACCTTCTTACTAATGCTCGCGAGAAGATTGCTCAAG AGCAAGACGCGAATCGAACTGGCATGGCCATGACGACGCTGCAAAATCCAGTCAAAGCCCGCTTCGAACGAATCAATGTCGACCTAAAGGATATTACCAAGGCGCAGAAGTCCTTCGGAAAGGCCCTCGATAAG GCTCTTCCCCACCGAGAACTCCCTATGGAGACCGATGCTATGGCGGACCACCCGCGACTCATCAACCGTGCGATAGCCATGCACCTTCTTCGCGAAGGTCAATTTTCTGTCGCCTCGACGTTTCTCAAAGAAGCTACAGACCACCCTCCCGGCCGCGAAGCCCATACCATTTCACAAACAGACGAggatggcgacgatgataTGGAAAGCGAGGATGACTTGGAAGATGAAATGGCGGGTCTACACTCAGAACATTTGCAAAACAAGTTTGCAGAAATGTATAGCATCCTTTCTCAGCTCAAGGACCATAATCTCCTACCCGCCATCAACTGGGCCCATGCAAACGGCGTCCATCTTGAGGCCAGGGGAAGCACACTTGAGTTTGAGCTTATCAAGCTCCAATATGTCTGGCTGTTCAAAGGCCCATCTGTTAATGGTCTCCCCGATGAACCCACGACCAACGGCCTAGGAGGAGCAATTAACTATGCTCGCCAGAACTTCCCTCGTTTCCAGAACCGTCATTTGCTAGAGATACAACAGCTCTCCAGTGCTGTGGTCTTCGCCCCTAACCTGGCCAAATCTCCTTACAGCCATATATTTGAGACAGATTCAGCGTTCGAGGACGTGGCCATGTCGTTCACTCGCGAATTCTGCTCACTGCTTGGCCTATCGGCGGAATCACCCCTCTATATCGCCGTCACAGCAGGCTCCATCGCTCTCCCACGCCTAATCAAATACACAACTTATATgcgggagaagaagacagaaTGGACGACAGAGAACGAACTTGCCTTTGCGACACCTCTGCCTGAGTTTATGGTTTATCATCCAATCTTTGTCTGTCCCGTTAGCAAAGAGCAGACCACTCAAGACAATCCACCCATGATGCTGAGTTGCGGTCACGTTCTCTGCCGTGAATCTCTCAACAATATAGCGAAAGCAGCACGGTACAAGTGTCCCTACTGCCCGACAGAAGGCCACCTTAAGGATGCCATTCAGATCAGACTATAA
- the TIM10 gene encoding protein transporter tim10, producing MSFLGMGRPQPTSEQKIAAVESEMRMMADTYNRLQQSCQKKCIPNDYREGELNKGESVCLDRCTAKFLDTSMKVSEIMQQQGQALGGQQGGGGMF from the exons ATGAGTTTCCTCGGAATGGGTCGACCTCAGCCTACCTCGGAGCAAAAGATTGCTGCCGTTGAGAGCGAGATGCGCATGATGGCTGACACCTACAACCG TCTTCAGCAGTCTTGCCAGAAGAAGTGCATTCCTAACGACTACCGCGAGGGTGAGCTCAACAAGGGCGAGTCCGTCTGCCTCGACCGCTGCACAGCCAAGTTCCTCGACACATCTATGAAGGTCAGCGAGATCATGCAGCAGCAGGGCCAGGCTCTCGGAGGCCAGCAGGGCGGTGGTGGCATGTTCTAA